The Lasioglossum baleicum chromosome 12, iyLasBale1, whole genome shotgun sequence genome segment ATTTAAAACACGCGCCGAACTATTATTGCTGAGTGGAGTTACGTTAATAAGATTCACGCTTTCAAACGAGACGCAGGATGTCGAACAACTTCTTTCTCGCATTCTACGCGAAAAAGGCCGGTCGCGAGCACGATCTTTTTTAATAGTTCGAATGCAGACAAccacgttcaaatacttttagAAATTCGTCGTCGTCGCGCATCACGAATCACTCGCGGAGTCGCGACGAACACAACGCGCACGCACACTTCTCTCACTGGAATAAAAGACACTGTCGGGCCGATCTGAAAATCGATCGTTCCCACCGGGGATCGTGGAACGCGAGGCGAGCAATTGCTTTCCCGTAAGCGAAGGACACGAAGATTCAGATTTCCATGGGTTTTCGAACGATTCCCTTCGCGTATCTTTTGAGCGTTCGAACCTTCATTCTCCGTACGCCACAGCTACATCCTCATAGGCTCTGACTGTAGTGGCGACGGCGCAACAGACACCACGCGATTGGTCGATTTCTGCTACATCGAGGAACGAGTCCGCGATCTCGACCAATCGCCAGTTTCTCGACCCGTTGTTAACCGCATTCGATGCACAGACTTTTCTCCGAGCACGAGCAATTTTGAAATCGTTCGTCGGATCGTTCGTTTGGCAGATCGATAACCATCGAACTTGAATGAACGAACGTTTACTCGATTCGAGTTCGATCGCCGGAACGAGACGCGACTTCTCTCGTCGCAAACCATCACCATTCTCCCGCGCAAATATTCGCTCGTGGGGGAAAAAAGGACGACCAATTTGCGTCCTACAGATCGATGCAACCTGGACCAGAGAGGCTGGGTAAAATACTAtttcaaatagtaaatagtaaatggtcaattttatttgaaattgcaCGTGCACTTCACAAAAGCAAATATCTTATTTGTTAAGAAAAGTTTTTAAGATAGTATTTTCTTTGTACGATTCTCAAAATAGtgagaattttatttattctttctcTTATTTGTAACGATCAAATATTATTTCTGAAAAATGTATTAATAAACAAGGTGTATAAAAATGAGTGTTATGTCGGTCATAAAGGCCCATGCAAAAACGTCCTTGACCTTGACTCGTAACGAGGAACAAAAAGATCTCAAGTattgtcaaaataaaaataatttatttccggAAATTTTTGACTAATTAGTTGAAATAGTATTTCACTTGAATTGTAGAACAACAATTATTTAAGATAttttttctccaaaattttaCCCAGCCCTCAGCAGGAATTTGTTTGGGAAAATCCGAGAGGACAATAATGATTGTCGCATTGTGCTTTTCGATCGAGGAAGTTGAAATTTTTGGTTGACATGCTTGTCATCGGCGAGCTTGCAGCATAGAAAGTATCTACGTTGTTTCGCGGTAGAGGTAGAAGTTCATTTCAAGTTGGGCTGCATATTAGATTTTATTGCTTCATTTCTGCAGAGACCTTCCCCCTCGGTTCGAACCAATGGCGGCTAATATCAGCGTGACGTCGCATTGTTATCGTAACCGGATTGGTCGAGCGAGCAATACGTGCGATCAGAAAAAGGATTCTGTCTTTGAAACAGCAATTTCTAGCAGCCTTTGCAAATTTCGCAAATTCGACGATCAATATTTTCTGACGTATTCACGCGTGAAAATATCGTTCATACTGATTCGAGAGAAATgctaattagaaaagttctttcGCCGGTCGAGCTAGTACTGGAGTTCCGATTTCGATATACTTCTGCGTTAACCTCCAAACTATAAAACTAATACTCGTAATGCTCGCTGGATTATTGATTCGTCTTAAAATATATTCCGGTCGCAAATTCCTCTGAGAAACACGATATTTCGATACAATTTAATGTAAAACAAGTATAAAACCCAGTGACGAATGGCTTGctgttaaataatttattataattttttatattttataaaacgaGTTACAAGGTAGTAATAACGATAACAATACGACAAAACGACCGATTACAAGAACCTTTCAAATGcgtaaatatgttaaatatcaCGTAATTTTGTGAAATAATTTTTCCAATTGTTTTTCGTTTTACGGTGTAAATATTTCGAGTACTTTTGTTGTTTCGCGAAATAAATTCTGCTGGTTGTGTACGCATTGGTATGTCGTTTTTGTTGTAGCAAATATATCGAGGTTATTTAAATAGTTCTCGATAATTAGAAAACGAAGAGGCACTGACCGTTTCAACGTAAACATAATCAATTTTTTGTTACGAGTACGTAGAGGTACAAATCATTATCAAGGTACCCAAACTCGCCACTGTTATAAGTATCTCGATTGCGAATCGGtggtaaattaaaaaaaagcgaCCGACAATACGCGAACGTTGTCTTGAATTGTGTGAAAAAATCTCTGACAAGTTCGTGCACATTCTGTTCATTCAGAaaagaatttataatatttttctaaGCACGCTAGCGCGAGAAGTTACGGGAAGCTTTATAGGTATATAAGTACTAGGATAAGTGAATGTTGGTCTAACGAATAATGAGCGGTAATTTTAAGGATATACTCTAACGGGCGGCCGCCGTGGAAAAGAATTACCTGATTGATCGAGATCTGAACATTCGATGATGCCACTGTTACATTTTACACTCAAACTGCAAATTATATACATAAGAAATTATATGATAATAAACTCACGTTTTAAAGTTGTCAGTCGCCATCATATGCGAGGAGACGGTATCATTGTAAGTGCGCGTGCGCATCGAACCATGTTGCTTCTGCTGTAAAGGCTCATTCACATTCGTACAGTATAAAATGCcagataaaaatatttcgatCACTTCGGAGATACATGTGCATTCGAACACGTGTAATTACGCTTCCGTATTTCTCTGCGTTATCGACTTCGAATATAAAacagaaatacattttagtatgcACAACTCTCACGAGCGCAAtatgctatatatatatatatatatactttctgTTTACAAGTAGATATTATAGTCTTCCGCAAGGCTGGAGCCACCAGTTGGTGGTGTTGGTGGTTCGCGATGATTTTGTTTATACCTCGGTATGAGATCGTTCACAAGAGTTCTAAATTGTCGAAAGTACCACGTGGCTTTTGCTTTCTGATCGATTCACTTGAAAACTTTGTATCGAATACTACATACGCGCCTAGACTGCATGAGAAAGCCAGTATAAGGTTTGGTTAGGTCTCGATAATAGTACTGGTattcaaagggttaattttgcaATATCATCTTATCGTATGCAATtgcaatataattaaatatacgactaaatttttaatgtaacaGATGTGTAATCTATATTATATGTATCTAATAACTGAAATAAGTATATTTCAGCATCGATTAGATTgatgaataattattataattgtttttgtcgcgaaataaaaatattgcttGTGAAATACAATGATCCACCTATTCATCCACATAGTTTCTTAATAAAAATGTAACGTAACTCTCGGCAGTCAATGATTAACGATTAATGTTTTTAATCAGCGATTGACGATTACGATTGactaatatttatatcatagaCAACTACTTTTATcaattaattgaattaaatacGATTCCAGATCATGAATTCGTTGTAATCGTAACCATGCAGATGTAAattattaatcgattaatgcccaactctagcAACCCGATTGAATACAATCTTGCGgtagatgcgcatgcgcactaGAAACTTGCCATAGTACTTACAAAACTTTCGCGTTTTTAAACATCGAtcaaaataaaagatacaaaagcAGCGGAagatatgaaatataattcataCTGCACTATCAACAATTTACATTCGACGCCTGCAAAAACAACGCAGTCGCGTTCTGAATCTTGGAATTTAACGACGTCAGTGATCGCGTGTCTTCGTTCGTTTGTCATTTTCTGTCTTCCTTTTCTTCTTTACGATCAACTATACACTAAATAGACAATTAAAGGTAAAGGTTCTAGAATAACATAAGTCTTGTAAATATTTCTTCGTTTTACCAGCTGTCAATCTTTTTACTCATTTTGCGATCTACGATTTCAATGTGCGGTACGAGATCGTTGGACATTCAAATTTTAAATTTCCCGTACTTTCACCGTTTTAGTGCCACACAGCGCGATCGTGTTTCTTCTGTTCATTGCCGAAAAATGCCAGCCCATAATTCTATAGAATCGAGCAGTATAACTAAATAAACTAAAGAATCAATTACATTGCAGTGTAACATTCTGCAATGCAAAACGAAAGATGCGCGATCGCCTGACATTTTTCGACTGTATTCTCGCAAAGACCCCCGGCACTGAAATGATTCATTCAATTTTTCTCAATTATTTTTTGAGAACAAAAGATGACAATGACGTAAAACATTTAATATTCCtctatattacattttttaataggtGAAATATATCATCGGACATTACCATATCTATATTATTTCCCATGTTTACATGAACTTTGATACCTGCCATGGATACACCATGTCTTGTCGCGGTAAGTTATTTTTAACGAGACATGATTATCGTTATCTCGGTTATTTAGTGTTTTAGAATAAACTATGGCGGAGTCTGTTTGTATCTCAGTACATATTtcacatatatataatatatattttttctttgatTATACGATGTGAACTATTTATTTGACTAAATATTTTACTCTGTTACCGGCCTTCAAGCACCTGATGATGTTCAAAAGTGGGAAAATAAGGCAAAACAATGATGACCTAATCGACGACATGCACATAGAATCAAAACTGGTTGAGAAAGCATTTAGAGCGGTCGATAGAGCAGATTACGTTTTGGCATCCCATAGACACATTGCTTACAAGGATTTTCCTTGGGAGCTGGGGGATATTCATCTGTCTGCACCGTCTGTGTACTGTGAAGTAATAGAAAAGCTTTGTTTACAACCAGGACAGAGTTTTTTAAACATCGGGTCAGGAACTGGTTACCTGAACACAGTAGCGGGACTCCTATTGAGTAAGGACATTGTTTTAACGAGCCCTTACAGAGTATTCCTTATATCGTTGTTCCTTTCCTAGCTCACAGAGGGATAAATCATGGTATCGAGTTGAAAGATAATTGTATAAAGTATGCCAACGAAAGGCTAGAACAGTTTATGAAGAAATCACCTGCTCTGGATGAGTTTGACTTCTGTGAACCACGTTTCATCCAAGGTAACGCACAGAGAATTCAGTAACAGGTGCATGTGGCTTCGGGTCGAGCAAGGAACAGTTACATAACTATGCATTCAACAGGAAACTGTCTCAATGTTGTGCAAGACAGACAATACGACAGAGTATACTGCGGAGCAGAATGTCCTGAAACGAATCATGCATTTATCAAACAATTTGTATGCATTGGCGGAATCCTTGTAATGCCTGCCCAGAATTTCTTGAGACAGTACATCAGACTTAACGAAAAAAGCTTCCTTATGTACAATATCCTGCCAGTATCGTTTGCTCAATTAGTTGTACCTATTCCTTCGATAGAGCCTTACATTCGTTTGCGTATGTATGTTTACAGCTGCCTCGACACTTTGCCTACTGGAAGCTTTAATTGGTTTGTTAATCGTTACCgctattaaaaaatgttcacatGTGAATTATATAGGAATAAAATTACCAGTGGGTAATGTGTTCAAACAAATGCAGTGCATCGGAATGCATCATAACGATTTTATATTGTTTCAGCTGAGTGTAGTCGTGTTTCGTTGACGGAGCTGTGCAGAGGAACCATAAGGAAGAGACTATTAGAAAACATTTGGAGGCATAACGGGAACAATTTAGTGTCCAAAAAGGTCGAGGTCACTCGTGTAAATAGAGACGCCATTTCTAGTCACATGAAGGAAAGCATACGTCGCTTACCGTTGCCGATTAAACTGAAAATGTACACGAATTACAATCGCGACTTGTAAGATATGCGCGTAtacaattattcaataaatatgtacatgtataataatatagttTTCTCTGATTGAAAAGGGAGATTCGGCGATCATGGAAAAATTTCACCGCACTCGCAACATAAACGCTCATCGTACATCAACCTTACAGAGGCCCCCGTACTTGACACGGTAACTGAACAGTTTGTTATTCATCGATCGACCTGATAATTATCTCCCCTATCTTTTACCGGCGTTGCTTGGAAATATCGGCTCATCCATATCAGGACGAACCAGCTCTACACTGGTTTTTTCGTTAATCTGATAACGGTgctatatataatacaattgtCAGAGTAATTTGTGTTAAGCATCGACACCTGGAGGATATCATCgcctatttatatataataatattaaatcacTGGACTACATTGACGACTTCGCGTgacgtttcatttcattttttatacTCTTTCGTATTGAAATGCAACAAAGAATCGGACCCGAGCTTTTGTACTGGCGTACTACAATATTTAGCTGCAGCCTTCTTAGATTACACCAAGGAAACCatattttacataaacatccgcagtcttctAATGAAATTGATAAAGTTGATGCAGGGGCAGGATGGTGCATGCAATTATCTGGACACTGTGTACATGTAGCACAGTTATGGCTAGATATTTCAGGTTTGTTAGTTAACTATTCTTTAAAGTATTCGTGTTGGCTTTTCAATTCTATTGAAAAGGCTCAAGACTATCTTGAGGAAGAAGATTTATTGGCACTGAGGCAATGTGCAAATATAACATTAagatatattaataaaaaaataaaattacaaaatatattaataatgcgGTGGGGTAACATGTGCTGCATCTATCACAAGTAAAAAGCTTATaacttatttttgtatgtatttgtCTCAAAGTTACGCTTAGAATGTGTAAAGAGGAAGGTACAAAGAATATTTTAGCATACTTTTTTTACGCAATTGGTTGGAACGAAAATTGCCAAACGTATCTACTTGCCGCGGTTTTCCCTATGCGAAAAGAAATGATGGCGAGACGATTCTGGGAAGGGTAGAATCGCGGTTTGAAGCAGCGTGGTTCCTGTCCCACCCCTTGATGGGCCAAGGGGGTGGACTGAGGGTGCGCGGTGCGAGATCAGCGGTGCGGAAGAGGCTAACGCCCAGCCGGCCGACAGATCGCGGGTTCGCTCGTTCGTTGGTTGGCTCGGGACAACCCTTCGCGATCGTCCTCCGCGATCTGTTCGTTAAATCGTGCTGTCGCGCCGTGTGATAAGATCGATCAAAATGCATCGTTGTCATCCGAACCCCTAGTGCGCTCGCCCTCCGAGCTCTTAGAAACCCGGATCCCAGGCTGGTACTATGACTTCGCACCCCATCGGGTCCGTGGGTGCTCGATGTAAGCTCCATTCGACGCGATCATCCCCCCTGGGTGTTGTGTCTGTGCGGGAGTAAAGTGTGTGGCAACGCTCGACGGAGGAGTACATATAGGTAAGCTCAGAACTGGAGCGAACCAAGCTGCACCGAGCTCTTCCGGGTTGTTGGCTGCGTAAGGGTTCCGTCCGGGATCTCACAGAACTCATTAACGAACGCGTTTCCCGCGGCAGCTGTTGCAAAATATTGTGAACATTCATGTACAGCTCGATCATCGTTTGAACGGCAAGGCGCCAGCCACCGATGCGAGCTTCAGTCCGAGCTTTGTTTATATTGCGCCCAGAGCTTTCAGTCTCTGTAACCCCTTGTTCTATAATATCCAGTTTAGCTCGAATCAAATTTATTCTCGATTTCTCCGTTGCCGATATCATTTAACACGATGACTGCCGGGCCATAATTCTAAATAGATATCTTCCACAAAAAAAAGACAAAATTTATCATACATGCGACACAATAcacattaatttattaaattcggtCAAATGGTACTGTCACCCATATGTATACGATTAATGTggcattcaacgtgttaaacgTTAGCGAGAACGCGGTCGACAGAAATTTCCTTGTTCTTCTGGAGAAAATCGTAGCGCAATCACCTTCGTTGTCAAGTGTGATTTAAGATTCTCCGTAACAGTAACAATGGAGTTGTTAATTGTAAAGCGGGTCGAGTACTTCCTTCCGCGTTGAATCAAGAATTGTTTTTTCACCGGAACAATCGACGGTTGATATAgcgttttttaaataattgcatCGTCGATAGCGCACAAGTAGAGAAAGATTATGAAACACCGGTGAGAAGCTAATCGGTAATCTATGATTCACGGTATCAACGTGAGTGCCTTTAAAGAGATTATTCCGAGACGTGCGCCGGTGTCAATGAGTCATCGAATTCCTAACAAGGCTAAAATAAGTTTCACGGAGAACGAATCCCGAACAGAATCGGCGCAATATCGGA includes the following:
- the LOC143214335 gene encoding protein-L-isoaspartate O-methyltransferase domain-containing protein 1; translation: MDTPCLVAHLMMFKSGKIRQNNDDLIDDMHIESKLVEKAFRAVDRADYVLASHRHIAYKDFPWELGDIHLSAPSVYCEVIEKLCLQPGQSFLNIGSGTGYLNTVAGLLLTHRGINHGIELKDNCIKYANERLEQFMKKSPALDEFDFCEPRFIQGNCLNVVQDRQYDRVYCGAECPETNHAFIKQFVCIGGILVMPAQNFLRQYIRLNEKSFLMYNILPVSFAQLVVPIPSIEPYIRLPECSRVSLTELCRGTIRKRLLENIWRHNGNNLVSKKVEVTRVNRDAISSHMKESIRRLPLPIKLKMYTNYNRDL